One genomic segment of bacterium includes these proteins:
- a CDS encoding Eco57I restriction-modification methylase domain-containing protein yields the protein MPISSLQLRNTLQKPYDRILFSKEVLSPVFNNGFSLSSSLIKANIIPTQSEAHVISDVYIYGQIDLEDGTEITCYEVNLQPNVRIEYSKVAIQHYVRKLLTAGQAALINFVSPSNKNLWRLTLVAKDSILTDEGIKERTTHSKRYTYLLGKYESCKTAAERFEYLSTQTRINFESLVNAFSVEKLSKAFFDEYTRHYENFIEYLTKSNYKKVVFKGDEKAIRDFTKKLLGRIVFLYFVQKKGWLGASDTDYKDGNKNFIMDLFTQSGAGDNFYPQWLTKLFFDTLNNSNRKDDVFEMPDGSKVKIPFLNGGLFDKEEYDEKLLTFKSKLFHNHNNDEDPNERGFLDFLNAFNFTIYEDSPDEKTVAVDPEMLGHIFENLLEDNKDKGAFYTPKEIVHYMCQESLIEYLSTHLSKEYTVYRPIDSYQVEIFGNETRTGQLKIVEEIGDKALNRNDVSNMVKSKDIENLTLEQIKLIDKLLDNVKICDPAIGSGAFPMGLLLEIHSLKELIAYKLGKEWKPVEVKENIIQKSIYGVDIEKGAVDIARLRFWLSLVVDEDKPKPLPNLDYKIVVGDSLIGKFDGEIVEIEWNRTKVGPSGEKYVNNIKSLLKEVTEKQREYFDPSNKDKKKLSAEIRRIKIDLLINQVSLNKLIYNYYNSEVSGLGLELSAKEKVKNAEIQLTLAGYDHLIKKLTALKKNTTLSFNHFDWKLDFPEVLNPYLVNDNGGFDIVIANPPYIGHKGGQKKLFRLIKSTSLGKRFNNERMDIFYYFFHISIDFLKSDGIISFITTNYYLTADSAIKLRKDFKERVKLYKLINFNELKIFESALGQHNIIAFLVKKWQDLSCNIINTNQTGIANPALLRNILTGVDQKSIYYSQLNSEIFDGRNNYIRLRYTNTTGKTGVSRLLDMIKDENQTLDKYCDISQGIVTGIDKVSKKHIRKFPEYAKNEGDGVFVISSSEKKIIGGSPLLKPWFKNSNIERYLVKEKNDKWLIHTSVEVDLPKYPNIFNHLKKYNKLILSCNYESGELSKAKRLKKWWALSSSRWDFDFEKPKLVSPQRSYQNEFAFTATPWYASADVYFITSKIDSVHLYYVLGILNSKLIYFWLYNRGKRKGEMLELYLTPLSEIPLKTSNTIFEKYIICLVDYILFLRKQDNHLLIDQILPAFFEQIIDGIVYELYLPQLLQKHNREIIKHLGELPEINNELSDEKKLDIIKKVFNSLNANVHPVRVNLGKMKEIEEIKIIEGIS from the coding sequence ATGCCGATAAGTAGTTTACAATTAAGAAACACGCTACAAAAACCTTATGACCGCATATTATTTTCCAAAGAGGTTTTAAGTCCTGTCTTTAATAATGGGTTTTCACTTAGCTCATCTTTGATAAAAGCTAACATTATACCCACTCAATCTGAGGCTCACGTTATCAGCGATGTTTATATCTATGGACAAATCGATTTAGAAGATGGCACAGAAATAACTTGCTATGAAGTAAATCTACAACCAAATGTTAGGATTGAATACAGTAAAGTAGCAATTCAGCATTATGTTAGAAAACTTCTCACAGCAGGACAGGCAGCACTTATAAATTTTGTTTCTCCCTCAAATAAAAATCTTTGGCGTTTAACTTTAGTTGCAAAAGACAGTATACTCACAGATGAAGGAATTAAAGAAAGAACTACACATTCCAAACGTTACACATATTTACTTGGCAAGTATGAAAGCTGTAAAACGGCCGCAGAAAGATTTGAATATTTAAGTACTCAAACCAGAATAAATTTTGAATCTCTTGTCAATGCTTTCTCAGTAGAGAAACTTAGTAAAGCATTTTTTGATGAGTATACACGTCATTACGAAAACTTTATAGAATATCTTACTAAATCGAATTACAAAAAAGTTGTATTTAAGGGTGACGAAAAAGCGATTCGCGATTTTACTAAAAAATTATTGGGTAGAATTGTATTTCTTTACTTCGTTCAGAAAAAAGGATGGCTTGGTGCTTCGGATACGGATTATAAAGATGGCAATAAAAATTTTATAATGGATTTGTTTACTCAGTCTGGAGCAGGTGATAATTTTTATCCTCAATGGCTTACGAAATTATTCTTTGATACTCTCAATAATAGCAATAGAAAAGACGATGTTTTTGAAATGCCTGATGGTTCTAAAGTAAAAATACCTTTCCTGAATGGCGGTCTGTTTGATAAGGAAGAATACGATGAGAAACTGTTAACCTTCAAGTCAAAGCTATTCCACAACCACAATAATGATGAAGATCCTAATGAAAGGGGTTTCCTGGATTTTCTTAACGCATTTAACTTTACAATTTATGAAGACAGTCCTGATGAAAAGACCGTTGCCGTTGACCCTGAAATGCTCGGACATATTTTTGAAAATCTTCTTGAGGACAATAAAGACAAGGGTGCATTCTACACTCCTAAGGAAATTGTTCACTATATGTGCCAGGAAAGCCTGATTGAATATCTGAGTACTCACCTCAGTAAAGAATATACAGTTTACCGTCCTATCGATAGCTATCAAGTTGAGATTTTTGGGAATGAAACCCGTACAGGGCAGTTAAAAATTGTTGAGGAGATTGGTGACAAAGCTCTAAACCGTAATGATGTTAGTAATATGGTTAAGAGTAAGGATATTGAAAATTTAACTCTTGAACAGATAAAGCTTATTGATAAACTTCTCGATAATGTAAAAATTTGTGACCCTGCAATTGGTTCTGGTGCCTTCCCGATGGGGTTGCTTTTGGAAATCCATTCACTTAAAGAACTGATTGCTTATAAGTTAGGTAAAGAATGGAAGCCAGTTGAAGTTAAAGAAAACATTATCCAAAAATCTATTTATGGTGTTGATATTGAAAAAGGTGCTGTTGACATAGCCCGGCTTCGTTTTTGGTTAAGCCTTGTTGTAGATGAAGATAAGCCAAAGCCATTGCCAAATCTTGATTATAAAATTGTTGTTGGTGATAGTCTCATTGGCAAATTTGATGGAGAAATTGTTGAGATAGAATGGAACCGCACCAAAGTTGGTCCAAGTGGTGAAAAATATGTTAACAATATTAAAAGTTTATTAAAAGAAGTCACTGAGAAACAAAGAGAATATTTTGATCCTTCCAATAAAGACAAAAAGAAATTATCTGCTGAAATAAGAAGAATCAAAATCGATCTATTAATTAATCAGGTTTCGCTTAACAAATTAATTTATAACTATTATAACAGTGAAGTAAGTGGTTTAGGACTTGAATTATCTGCTAAAGAAAAAGTAAAGAATGCAGAGATTCAACTTACTCTTGCTGGTTATGACCATCTAATAAAAAAGTTAACAGCATTAAAGAAAAATACTACATTAAGTTTCAATCATTTCGATTGGAAATTAGATTTTCCGGAAGTTTTAAATCCTTATTTAGTTAATGATAATGGTGGTTTTGATATTGTTATTGCTAATCCGCCATATATCGGTCATAAAGGTGGTCAAAAAAAGTTATTCCGTTTAATTAAAAGTACATCATTAGGTAAGAGATTTAACAATGAAAGGATGGATATATTTTATTATTTCTTCCATATTTCAATTGATTTTTTGAAATCTGATGGGATTATTTCATTTATCACTACAAACTATTATTTAACAGCTGATAGCGCAATAAAACTCCGTAAAGATTTTAAGGAGCGTGTAAAATTATATAAGCTGATAAATTTTAATGAATTAAAAATTTTTGAATCAGCGCTTGGCCAGCATAATATCATAGCCTTTCTAGTTAAAAAATGGCAAGATCTATCTTGTAACATAATTAATACTAACCAAACAGGAATTGCTAATCCAGCATTACTAAGAAATATTTTGACTGGGGTTGATCAAAAATCAATTTATTATTCACAATTAAATTCCGAAATATTTGATGGTAGAAATAATTATATAAGGTTACGTTACACTAACACAACAGGCAAAACAGGTGTATCTAGGCTTTTAGATATGATTAAAGATGAAAATCAAACTTTAGATAAATACTGCGATATATCTCAAGGTATAGTAACTGGCATTGATAAAGTTTCGAAAAAACACATAAGGAAATTTCCTGAATATGCCAAAAATGAGGGGGATGGTGTATTTGTAATATCTAGTTCAGAAAAAAAAATAATAGGCGGAAGTCCTCTTCTAAAACCTTGGTTTAAAAACTCCAATATTGAGCGATATTTAGTAAAAGAGAAAAACGATAAATGGTTGATACATACAAGTGTTGAGGTTGATTTACCTAAATACCCGAATATTTTTAACCATTTAAAAAAGTATAATAAATTGATATTGTCTTGTAATTATGAAAGCGGCGAACTTAGTAAGGCCAAAAGATTAAAAAAATGGTGGGCTCTTTCCTCCTCAAGATGGGATTTTGATTTTGAGAAGCCTAAATTAGTTTCACCGCAACGTTCTTATCAAAATGAATTCGCATTTACGGCTACACCTTGGTATGCTTCAGCTGATGTTTATTTTATCACAAGTAAAATTGATTCCGTCCATTTATATTATGTGCTTGGTATACTTAATTCAAAGTTAATTTATTTTTGGTTATATAATCGTGGGAAAAGAAAAGGTGAAATGCTTGAATTATACTTAACTCCACTTTCAGAAATTCCTTTAAAGACATCAAACACTATATTTGAAAAATATATTATTTGCTTAGTTGATTACATTTTATTTCTTAGAAAACAGGACAACCACTTACTGATTGACCAAATTCTCCCTGCGTTCTTTGAACAAATAATTGACGGGATAGTCTATGAATTATATTTGCCACAACTGCTACAGAAACACAATCGAGAAATCATAAAACATCTCGGCGAGCTACCTGAAATTAATAATGAACTGAGTGATGAAAAGAAATTAGATATTATAAAAAAAGTTTTTAACAGCCTAAATGCTAATGTCCACCCTGTAAGAGTAAATCTTGGTAAAATGAAAGAGATCGAAGAAATAAAAATTATTGAGGGGATTTCTTAA
- a CDS encoding Hsp70 family protein produces MATETTLNNFIPALSNTSMVRDKLKNTTFIGIDFGTSTTVASYAVLGDNKTPIRTETIPIEQIMHDGRHFESHLVPSIIAWYKDKLLIGEGARFVKYGMTPNKNVWSSFKMKLGINLGPMYYNTDLPSNHPIATIENPSQAATVFFKFIKQGVEKFVKKKKLPGHIEYSISIPASFESNQRADLLKALKDAGIELSTYCFIDEPNAAFLSYLAESNQNNLGSFQIAENSPIHILVFDFGAGTCDLSLLEIGRTHKSFYSKNIAISRYEEMGGDDIDYLIAKNLLLNRLLEESNLQLDDLSTADLNKRIIPKLLKPAEDLKIKVSKTIANQIIGYELPPIAKSETEVKLGYDVEIALPRQTLILSKPSIMYQDFYQINDLLFDGYSEELSEGLKEGKCVNSLLDDILSKSNLPASDIDMVLLIGGSSANPYLQKN; encoded by the coding sequence ATGGCTACAGAAACTACTTTAAATAATTTTATCCCAGCCTTATCCAATACATCAATGGTCAGGGATAAATTAAAAAATACAACTTTTATTGGAATTGATTTTGGGACCTCAACAACTGTTGCCAGCTACGCCGTGCTTGGCGATAATAAAACACCCATTCGAACTGAAACAATTCCTATTGAACAAATAATGCACGATGGAAGACATTTTGAATCTCATCTTGTACCATCAATTATTGCCTGGTATAAAGACAAATTACTAATTGGTGAAGGAGCTAGGTTTGTTAAATATGGAATGACACCCAATAAAAATGTTTGGTCTTCATTCAAGATGAAACTTGGAATTAACCTGGGTCCGATGTATTATAACACTGATTTACCCTCCAATCACCCAATTGCAACAATTGAGAATCCTTCACAGGCAGCAACAGTTTTTTTCAAGTTTATTAAGCAGGGGGTAGAAAAATTTGTAAAGAAGAAAAAACTACCCGGGCACATTGAGTATTCTATTAGCATTCCTGCATCATTTGAATCCAATCAGCGCGCAGACTTACTAAAAGCATTGAAAGATGCTGGAATTGAATTATCAACATATTGTTTCATCGATGAGCCTAATGCTGCTTTTTTAAGCTACCTTGCTGAATCAAATCAGAATAATCTTGGCAGTTTTCAAATTGCTGAAAACTCTCCTATCCATATTTTAGTTTTTGATTTCGGTGCAGGTACTTGTGATCTTTCATTACTTGAAATCGGCAGAACGCATAAGAGTTTCTACTCAAAAAACATAGCTATTTCACGCTATGAAGAAATGGGTGGTGATGATATTGATTATCTTATTGCAAAAAATCTTTTACTTAATCGGTTACTTGAGGAAAGCAATTTACAGTTAGATGATTTGAGCACCGCTGATTTAAATAAAAGAATTATCCCTAAGCTTCTTAAACCTGCTGAAGATCTAAAAATTAAAGTCAGTAAAACTATCGCAAATCAAATCATTGGTTACGAATTACCACCAATAGCTAAGAGTGAAACTGAAGTTAAGCTTGGATATGATGTAGAAATTGCTTTGCCAAGACAGACTCTAATATTATCAAAGCCATCAATTATGTATCAGGATTTTTATCAAATTAATGATTTATTATTTGATGGCTATAGTGAAGAATTATCAGAAGGCTTAAAAGAAGGAAAGTGCGTAAACAGTTTATTGGATGATATATTGTCAAAATCAAACTTACCTGCTTCAGATATTGACATGGTTCTTTTAATTGGTGGTAGTTCTGCTAATCCATATTTACAAAAAAATTAA
- a CDS encoding tyrosine-type recombinase/integrase: MAIKQKPNGNYLVNIRDQTGIRIKRTFRTKREAELFETSIKLQKYENRLVNNGVKPTRYLFEQAADDFLMTKSDLRETSIKKYSFVIEEIKKFAKAININYIDEFLPDHATLLYNELIREKETIRGKKKVMAKAKPKTVNFFLATVKALFQQEYIKGHIKRNPLLHIKNLKVERRKPEFYTREELSAFFAQPMDDTYRLAFMGLLFTGMRFGELANITWQDVDFERKLIYVRSSENFRTKTFNSERAIPMNNMMFELLKKYYPHRLSDNLVFTSPKGFQLRERRLLETCKSIAKEAGITSNAYLHKFRHTYATMLIHNGVKIQNIKELLGHWSVSETERYAHNKSDHLHQDVSHLDRLLPQ, from the coding sequence ATGGCAATTAAGCAAAAACCTAACGGTAATTATCTGGTCAATATTAGAGACCAAACCGGAATACGAATTAAAAGAACTTTCAGAACTAAAAGAGAAGCAGAATTATTTGAAACCTCGATCAAACTTCAGAAATATGAAAATCGCCTGGTAAATAATGGAGTAAAACCAACTAGATATCTTTTTGAACAGGCAGCAGATGACTTTCTTATGACTAAAAGTGATTTGAGAGAAACGAGTATAAAGAAATATTCATTCGTTATTGAGGAAATAAAAAAATTTGCGAAAGCTATAAACATAAATTATATAGATGAATTTCTACCAGATCACGCTACTCTCCTTTATAATGAACTAATAAGAGAGAAAGAAACTATTCGAGGAAAGAAAAAAGTGATGGCAAAGGCTAAGCCTAAAACAGTAAATTTTTTCCTGGCAACTGTTAAGGCACTCTTTCAACAAGAATATATTAAGGGACACATAAAACGTAATCCTTTGCTTCATATTAAAAACTTAAAAGTTGAAAGAAGAAAACCCGAGTTTTATACTCGAGAAGAACTGAGTGCATTTTTCGCACAACCGATGGATGATACTTACCGACTCGCATTTATGGGACTACTTTTTACAGGGATGCGTTTTGGTGAACTTGCAAATATCACCTGGCAGGATGTGGACTTCGAAAGAAAATTAATCTATGTCAGATCCTCCGAAAATTTTAGGACCAAAACCTTCAACTCTGAACGAGCAATACCTATGAATAATATGATGTTTGAGTTATTAAAAAAATATTATCCTCATAGATTATCAGACAATCTTGTTTTTACATCTCCTAAAGGATTTCAACTTCGTGAACGCAGGTTACTTGAGACTTGCAAATCAATCGCAAAGGAAGCTGGTATTACTTCAAATGCTTATCTGCATAAGTTCAGACATACTTATGCAACAATGCTTATCCATAATGGTGTAAAAATCCAGAATATAAAAGAACTACTAGGCCATTGGTCTGTGTCAGAAACTGAACGCTATGCTCATAATAAATCGGATCATTTGCATCAAGATGTATCTCACTTAGATCGGCTATTGCCTCAATAA
- a CDS encoding tyrosine-type recombinase/integrase: protein MKVKFYPERKPSRTGESLIWCYVREAKDTLYLNTGQKIKPELWDSNLQRGNPRMTRNNIIKGDLKSLNQYLDKFESKIYDIERLIRGKQPDAGFGIVSDAIKNQFDKRKDGLFDIYDEFLKIKRQEVSKPAIQKLNRMKTLLEEYQKVNGERLDFDKITPLFFSKFYSFLIENKKMLNNTANKNIQFLKTFLIWANNNGYSDNNSYKTFKGKSESTEVIYLNEVELMKLYNVELEEERLRRVRDIFVFQCLTGVRYSDIKNISREDIKNSTWNVRTQKTRQIIEIPLNSEALSILAKYSDYPQPLPVISLQKMNTYLKELCELAEINELVKEVRYKGNDRIETVYKKYELIGTHTARRTFVTIALQRGMKPEYIRKITGHSTARMMEKYLKIDFNHLRDEMDRVFGSSLRLVNNN, encoded by the coding sequence ATGAAAGTGAAATTCTATCCAGAAAGAAAACCATCGAGAACAGGCGAATCGCTTATTTGGTGTTATGTGCGGGAAGCTAAAGACACACTATACTTAAATACTGGGCAAAAGATTAAACCTGAGTTATGGGACAGTAATTTGCAAAGAGGTAATCCACGTATGACCAGAAATAATATCATCAAAGGTGATCTAAAAAGTCTGAATCAATATTTGGATAAGTTCGAAAGCAAGATTTATGACATCGAAAGACTTATAAGAGGTAAGCAACCCGATGCAGGATTTGGAATTGTATCAGATGCTATCAAAAATCAGTTTGATAAAAGAAAGGATGGCTTATTCGATATTTATGATGAGTTCTTAAAAATAAAGCGACAGGAAGTTTCTAAACCGGCTATTCAAAAACTGAATCGTATGAAAACCTTACTGGAAGAATATCAGAAAGTAAATGGTGAACGATTAGATTTTGATAAGATCACCCCACTTTTCTTTTCAAAATTCTATTCTTTCTTGATCGAGAATAAAAAAATGCTGAACAATACTGCGAACAAGAATATTCAGTTCCTTAAAACATTTCTTATCTGGGCAAATAATAATGGTTATAGTGACAACAATAGCTACAAGACATTCAAGGGTAAATCAGAATCTACTGAAGTCATCTACTTAAATGAAGTTGAATTGATGAAACTTTATAATGTCGAACTTGAGGAAGAAAGATTAAGACGAGTAAGAGATATTTTCGTGTTTCAATGCCTTACTGGTGTCAGGTATTCTGATATTAAAAATATATCAAGAGAAGATATTAAGAACTCAACTTGGAATGTAAGAACTCAAAAAACAAGACAGATAATTGAAATACCTCTTAATTCAGAAGCACTTTCAATTTTAGCAAAATACAGTGATTACCCACAACCGCTTCCAGTAATATCACTTCAGAAAATGAATACCTACCTGAAAGAACTGTGTGAGCTTGCAGAAATCAATGAATTGGTTAAGGAAGTTAGATATAAGGGTAATGATCGAATTGAAACTGTTTATAAAAAATATGAACTTATTGGAACACATACTGCTCGAAGAACGTTTGTTACAATCGCTTTGCAAAGGGGAATGAAACCCGAATATATCAGGAAAATTACTGGTCATTCTACAGCACGTATGATGGAGAAATATTTGAAAATTGATTTCAATCATTTGCGAGATGAAATGGATAGGGTATTTGGAAGTAGTCTGAGGCTTGTTAATAATAATTAG
- a CDS encoding helix-turn-helix domain-containing protein, which translates to MNNNKIILISLSHDELREIIQDAVKQELNLKKERELLSFKETCEFLGCSASALFKWKAENRLPYRKIGKRVMFHREEILAAMKESNYKKFQEIK; encoded by the coding sequence ATGAACAACAACAAAATAATTCTGATTTCACTTTCACATGATGAACTAAGAGAAATTATTCAAGATGCGGTAAAGCAAGAACTGAATCTCAAAAAAGAAAGAGAACTTCTTTCGTTCAAAGAGACTTGTGAGTTCTTAGGATGCTCAGCGAGTGCCCTCTTCAAATGGAAGGCGGAAAACAGACTGCCATATCGGAAGATTGGAAAAAGGGTGATGTTCCACCGGGAAGAGATACTTGCAGCTATGAAAGAAAGTAATTACAAAAAGTTTCAGGAAATAAAATGA